Sequence from the Xenorhabdus nematophila ATCC 19061 genome:
ACCGCATTTCCTAAGTACATGACTAATACTCGATCTGAGATATGTTTTACTATTGATAAATCATGCGCAATAAATATCAGGGAAAGCCCCATTTCCCGCTGCAATTCCTGCAACAAGTTAACAACCTGTGCCTGAATGGAAACATCCAAGGCTGAAACCGGTTCATCACAGATAACTAATTTCGGTTCCAGTATTAAAGCTCGGGCAATGCCAATGCGTTGACACTGACCACCGGAAAATTCATGAGGATAACGGTTTATCAGGTTAGGCAGCAAACCGACCTTCATCATCATTTTTTTTACTTTTTCTTTAATCTCCCCGTCTTTCATTTTGGGGTAATAAGTTCTCAGCGGCTCTGCAATGATATCGCCAATCGTCATGCGCGGATTCAGTGACGCCAAAGGGTCCTGGAAAATCATCTGGATATCGTTGCGAATATCACGCCACTGTTTATCATTGACTTCCAGCAGATTTTGACCAAGCCAAGTGACCGAACCACCTGAAGCTTTCACCAATCCAATCACTGCCCTGGCAAGTGTTGATTTACCACAACCAGACTCGCCTACAACACCCAGCGTTTCTCCTTCATAGAGCCGGAGTGTGACACCATCTACTGCTTTGAGTGTTTTTGCCGATTGCCAGAACCACTGTTTCCCATCTTTAATATCGAAGTAAACTTTAAGATCATCGACTTCCAATAGGACACGTTTTTCAGCTATTGCGCTCATACTAATTCCTCCCGGAGCCTAAAACAGGCACGTAAGCGC
This genomic interval carries:
- the oppF gene encoding murein tripeptide/oligopeptide ABC transporter ATP binding protein OppF gives rise to the protein MSAIAEKRVLLEVDDLKVYFDIKDGKQWFWQSAKTLKAVDGVTLRLYEGETLGVVGESGCGKSTLARAVIGLVKASGGSVTWLGQNLLEVNDKQWRDIRNDIQMIFQDPLASLNPRMTIGDIIAEPLRTYYPKMKDGEIKEKVKKMMMKVGLLPNLINRYPHEFSGGQCQRIGIARALILEPKLVICDEPVSALDVSIQAQVVNLLQELQREMGLSLIFIAHDLSIVKHISDRVLVMYLGNAVELGTYDEVYHNPLHPYTRALMSAVPIPDPDKERNKHIELLEGELPSPINPPSGCVFRTRCPMADAECAKTRPLLEGSFKHAVSCLKVDPL